The DNA window CTGTACTACTTTCTTGGATTGATAAATGAATAACTTTCTTAGTATTCTAAACATTCTTACTTAATTGTTGTTTTGAATTTTGTAACCTAAATGTAACACGAATGAAATAGTTCCTTCAAATCATAGTCACAAGTTCTTAATATCTGTTTCGTTTCTTTGCACCAGAAAAATATACGATATGAAAAAAATTTTTGAACGAATTATTGAAGGTATACTTACTTGCAGTGGATTTGTGACAAGTATCACAATTCTGCTCATTATTGTTTTTCTTTTCAGCGAAGCGTTCGGACTCTTTGGAAGTAAGGCGATAGAAGATGGTTATGTGCTTGCGCTTAACAAACAAAACAAGGTAACAGACATAACTCCGGCTGAAATTAAAAAAGTGTTTGATGGAGAAATAACCAACTGGTCACAGCTAGGAGGAGCAAATACTCCGATAACAGTTTTCCGGTTAGAGAATCTTACTGATTATTACTCGGAAGAAGAATTAGGACCGGAATATGCATATGCAGGTGCTAAGATTGCTGAGCTAATTAATAAGAATCCGGGTATGATTGGTTTTATTCCAAATACTTATCTTGATAAAAACTTTCAAGGACATTTAATTAAGGATAAAACAATCTCAATGAAAGATGTGCTATCCGGCACAGAATGGTTTCCAACTGCTACACCGGCACCTCTATTTGGTCTACTTCCTTTGATAACCGGTACACTTTGGGTAAGCTTCTTTGCTATATTGTTTGCGCTTCCTTTCGGATTATCAGTTTCAATTTATATGAGTGAGGTTTCCAATCACAGAGTGAGAGATATTCTTAAGCCCATAATTGAGTTACTAAGTGGAATTCCATCGGTTGTTTATGGTTTCTTCGGACTTATTGTTATCGTTCCGCTTATTCAGAAGGTTTTTAATCTGCCAGTAGGTGAATCCGGACTTGCCGGTAGTATCGTTCTTGCAATAATGGCATTGCCAACAATTATAACTGTAAGTGAAGATGCCATGAGAAACTGTCCTCGTTCAATGCGTGAAGCTAGTCTGGCGCTCGGAGCATCTAAATGGCAGACTATATATAAAGTTGTTATTCCATATTCAATATCAGGAATAACATCGGGTGTTGTACTTGGTATTGGTCGTGCAATAGGAGAGACGATGGCTGTTTTAATGGTAACAGGAAATGCAGCTGTTATTCCTCACACAATACTTGAACCACTTCGAACAATTCCTGCAACCATTGCAGCCGAACTTGGTGAAGCACCGGCAGGTGGTGCTCATTATCAGGCTCTGTTCCTATTAGGTGTTGTGTTGTTCTTCATCACACTTATAATAAACTTCAGTGTAGAATATATTAGTAGCAAACAGAAATAATGGAAAAGAATAAATTCCCACAATCATACGATAAGCGCAAACGCCGCTCTCAGAAAATAGCCTTTGGCATTTTCTCATTATTTAGTTTCAGTATTGTAATCATACTGTTTTCAATCCTTGGTTTTATTGTATATAAAGGTATAGGTGTTATCAATTGGAATTTCATTACAACCGAACCGACCGATGGTATGACTGCCGGAGGTATATGGCCAGCCATCGTTGGTACGTTTTATCTGATGCTTGGTAGTGCTATATTTGCCTTTCCGGTTGGAGTTATGAGTGGCATATATATGAATGAATATGCTCCGAATGGAAAAATCGTAAAGTTTATCAGAGTAATGACAAATAACCTTAGCGGTATCCCTTCTATCGTATTCGGACTTTTTGGTATGACGCTTTTTGTAAATTACCTGGGCTTCGGAGATAGTATTCTGGCAGGTTCACTTACTTTAGGTTTACTTAGTGTTCCTTTGGTAATCAGAACTACCGAAGAAGCATTAAAAGCGATACCAAATACCTTCCGCGAAGGGAGTCGTGCGCTGGGAGCAACAAAGTTGCAGACCATCCGCCGGGTTATCCTTCCTATTGCCACACCTAATATCATTACAGGTTTAATCCTTGCTTTAGGACGCGTCTCTGGTGAAACTGCTCCAATCCTTTTCACTTGTGCGGCATATTTCCTTCCAAAGATTCCAACTAGTATATTTGATCAGTGTATGGCTTTGCCTTATCACCTTTATGTAATATCTACAAGTGGAACAGATATGGAAGCTCAGCTTCCAATAGCTTACGGTACAGCACTGGTGTTAATCATAATAATTCTGGTAGTAAACTTACTAGCCAATGCTTTGAGAAAGTATTTTTCCAAAAAAGTAAAAATGAACTAAAACGAAATAGAATGAATAAAATTGATGTAAAGGACGTAAACTTCTACTATGGCAATTTTCAAGCCTTGAAGGGGATTAACATGCAGATTCAGGAAAAATCTGTGGTAGCCTTCATCGGACCTTCAGGTTGTGGTAAGTCTACATTTCTTCGCCTTTTTAATCGAATGAATGATTTGATTCCTGATACTCGCATGGAAGGTCAGATATTAATTGATAATGAAGATATTTATGCAAAGGGAGTTCCTGTTGACGAATTAAGAAAGCGAGTTGGAATGGTATTCCAACGTCCTAACCCTTTTCCGAAAAGTATTTTTGAAAATGTAGCTTACGGACTCCGTGTTAACGGTATAAAGGATAATGAATTCATTCGTCATCGTGTAGAAGAAACATTGAAAGGTGCTGCGCTTTGGGATGAAGTGAAAGATAAACTGAAAGAATCTGCATTTGCTCTCTCGGGAGGTCAGCAACAAAGACTTTGTATTGCTCGTGCAATGGCTGTATCTCCTTCCGTTCTTTTAATGGATGAACCAGCTTCTGCACTCGATCCTATTTCTACAGCTAAAGTTGAGGAACTTATTCATGAATTAAAGAAAGACTATACAATTGTTATTGTTACTCACAACATGCAACAAGCTGCTCGTGTAAGTGATAAAACCGCTTATTTCTATTTGGGTGAAATGATAGAGTTTGATAATACTAAAAAGATATTTACCAATCCTTCTCAGATATCCACTCAGAATTATATTACGGGACGTTTTGGATAGTGTTTTTTATTTTTATATTTGTAATCTTATAAAAGAATAGCGATATGGTAAAGTTTATAGAATCAGAGCTAGTTCAACTGAAAAAGGAAGTGGACGAAATGTGGACATTGGTTTATAATCAGTTGGATAGAGCCTCAGAGGCTGTGCTTACTCTTAATAAAGAAATGGCACAGCAGGTTATCGTTAGAGAAAAACGTGTAAACGCTTTTGAGCTTAAAATAGATAGTGATGTAGAGGATATTATAGCCCTATACAATCCGGTGGCTGTAGATCTTCGTTTTGTTCTTGCAATGTTGAAGATTAACACAGACTTGGAACGTTTGGGCGATTTTGCTGAAGGCCTTGCTCGCTTCGTAGTGAAATGTGAAGAACCTGCTTTAGATCCGGATCTTCTAAAGAATATTCGTTTGGAAGAGATGTTTACTCAAGTACTTTCTATGCTTGAAACAGCAAAGCAAGCATTAAACGAAGAAAGTCTTGATTTGGCAACATCTGTTTTTGCTAAGGATAATCTGATTGATGAGATCAATGGAGAGGTTACTAAAAAACTAGTTGATTATATTGGTAAGAATCCAGAGAGTCTCTCTTTATGCCTTAATTTGATAAGTGTTTTCCGTAAACTTGAACGTTCGGGAGACCATATAAATAATTTAGCTGAGGAAATCGTTTTTTATATTGATGCGAAAGTTTTAAAGCATCAGGGAAAAACAGATGAAAATTATCCTCAGAATAATAAGTAGTAGAAAGAAATTTGGTATTAGTTGGGTAATTGAAAAGTTAAAATGCAAAAATATGTTTTATGACATATAAATTTGTTTGTGTGGTATTAAAATATCTTGCATATTTGCAACCGTTATCCTGAAAACAATCTTTTTACCTTAAAAAAAACTAATACCTATTGAAAACTGAAAAGCGGAACTTTGTGAAAAGTTCCGCTTTTTGATTTATATAAAGATATCTATTATTACGGATAGTCATTTATTTATAATAATTATATTTGTTGAATCTGTTTTATTGAATGGTTGTTTTTGTAGGCAGATTATTATTTACAGGTACTATATTTTACGATAAATCGTTTCCAATAAAGAATGTGACCAAAAATAAAGCGGGAAACTAAAAAGAATAATTCTTTCTGGTTTCCCGCTTTATTTAAATAGACTATGATTAGTATACTAATACTTTGCTGTTTGGTAAATCAGGAATATAAAGCTTCCCATTATGTATTGAAAAATCTGCTGGTCCGGTTAATTGTATAGGAAGGATCAGATTCTCCACTTTCTTATCTTTAATATCAATCTTTCCTACATTTCCATTTACCCACGTTGAGAAGTATAAGTACTTGCCATCCTCTGATAGTGCTAAACCATCATATTGACTCATACGGTTCAAAAATACTTCAGTAATGGGACTATCGAAATTTCTGATAGAATAAATAACGTTTGGAGCAGATGTATTTCCATCAACAGGATATGAAGCTACATATATTATACTGTCAGTTGCAATAATGCCGTTTGCTCCAGGAATATTAGCAAATAGTTTAGGTGTTTGTTCTTTGACATTTTCCGGAGAAGAAACATCCAGTTTGTAAATGTTACCTGTGTTTGTTACTGTTGCATAAAGGTTCTTTCCATTTACGGCAAGATCATTTACATAAGAATCTTTAGTTGGGAGCTTTATTTTCTGACTTTTGCTTACGTCGTTCAAATTAAAAACTACTATAGAGTTAACATCTGCAACGAACAGGTAATTATCTACCACACACATTCCTTTGGGCGCATTTAATCTTCCATCTGCAGGGATTAATACTGATGGCTTACCTGAGTTGAATTCCATAATATATCCTTTTCCGGCAGTATTAAGCGGGTTTATAGTATCGCCGCCAAAATTGCTGATATATAAAGAATCTCCATTCCAACAAGTTGCTTCACAAAAGTGAAGACTATCGGAAATTACTGTAGTAGAATCCTTCAAAGGTATTACCTGAACGTCTGCTTTTTTAGCCTCTTTGCATGATATGATAGTCATGGCTGCTAATAACACGCTTCCAATTATTCTTTTATTCATATTGTAGTTTTTATTTTGTTTGTTGACAAAGATAAATATTATAACGAAAAGTAAATCATTTTATTTAAAATAAATTATCTTTGCTGCCTTTTTTGTCACAGGATATTACTTAATGATATTCTGCTGTATAAGTAATAATGAAATTTATCCTAACTAATTGAAAATGAAAAACAAAGATTACGTGTATTATAAAAAAGGCATTATTTATAGTAAAGCGCCACATAAAGAAAAACAATTAACAGAGGAGATGCGCCTTGAATTAATAAGCAAAAATAAAGTTTGGTTTATCAGAAATGCATATGATTTTGATTCTTCAGAGCCTACATCTTTCTGGTTTATTATTAAAGACGAATTTTACGGAATGGAGGAATTAAAAGCAAGAACGCGAAATAAAGTTCGTCATGCTTTTAAGTTCTTTGAAATAAGACCAATTACTGTAGATTTTATGCGTGAACAAGGATATGATGTTTACAAAGATTCTTTTGACCGATATTCCAACACTACAGATATTGTAGCTTCACGTTCTTCGTTTATTGCTGATTTAGATAAGTTTAAAGAAGGTCGTGAATTTTGGGGAGTAATAGATAAAATAAATGGTACATTAGTGGCTTATGCTGAAAATCATTGTAAAGAGGATATGTGCGAATATTTTATGCTTAAGTCAAGAACAAAATATTTATCCGGTGGATATTACCCATTTTATGGCTTATTTTACAAGATGAATGAGCATTATTTAGGGACAGGGAATAAACGTTATGTCTCGGTTGGAGCACGTTCTGCAACCGAACATAGTAGTATTCAACCTTTTCTTCTCTCAAAATTTTGCTTTCGTAAAGCATATGCAAAGCTTACTTTAACTTATTCTCCTTTGTTAAAGTATACAATAAAAACTCTCTTCCCGGTAAGATCCTATATCCCCTCATTGAGATTGCAGGCAATACTTCGACTCGAAGCAATGGCAAGAGGTGCTATTTGAAATTTTTATTGCTGATGTAACACAAATATCCAAGTTTGTAAAAAGCGAAAATATTCATGCTGGGATGGTTACTTAGCAACTCTTTTTTCATGAGTTCTCTTGTCTTTTTGAAGATAAAGGATAAGAGAACTTGTGATTTGTATTTTTTTACTTTATTAAACGTGCTCAATAAGCGTACATTTCCGTTTAGTTTATCTGAATACCGATAAAGATTTTCAATACTCATCTCCGTTTTATGAAGAAAAGCATCGTTTTTTTCCAGTCCTAAGTGAAAAAGCGGATTGTCAATATGATTAATTTTTATTTTACGTTTTTCCAGCTCAATGCCCAAAGCAGTATCCTCATGGCCGTATCCTGAAAACGATTCGTCAAAAAGAATTTTCTGGAAGATTCTTTTTCTGATCAGAAAGTTGAATGATGAGAATTTAGCATAAGGGTTTATATTACGTTCCTTTGCAGAATGTTCTTCTGCTGATATTCCATAATAATAACGCAGGCTAAATTGTTTTGAAGGTATAGGACGATCATACAACAATCCTCCGCAGATTACATCATTGCCATGTATTGCTGAAACATATTTTTGAAGAAAGTCATTACTGACGAGTCCTGCATCGCTATCTATAAATAATAGAAGATCGTATTGAGCTTTCTCTGATAAGAAATTCCTAATCCTGGCTCGTCCGATATTCTCTTTAAGTTCAATAAACATGCAATTGTTTAACCTGTTTATTTTTCGGTTGTTACGTTTCATCTCTTCCTTTGATGCATCATCTGCAATAAGGATTTCAACAGGGAAGGATAATGTTTGCGCTTGACGGTGAAGTTCTTCTACAAGACCTAAACATTCATAATTATAAGTAGGAATAAGAATCGATAGCATTTTTATTGTTCTATTTGTCGCAAATGTAATATAAATATTACTGATTTAGCTTAAATTCACTTAGTAAATTGAATGAAAAGCTTACCTTTGTAGCTCATTTTATTGATATTGTATGAAACAACTATATATCAAGTTCGTTCTCGCATTGCTTGTTATTGCCCTTTCTTATGCAGCTTCAGCTCACTCAACTGTAGTTGTAGGTTCAGTTTCTGAAACGTCACCATCTCATTTGACAGGTGTTGTACGTGATTCTGTTACAAATGAGCCGATTCCTTATGCTTCTGTGTCTTATGAAGGCAAAGGTATTGGAAGTATTTCCGATATTAATGGAGCCTATCGTATTACTACACGTAAAGGTTGGAATGAAGTAACCTTTACAGCTGTAGGATATAGAAGGAAGACTGTTAGAATAGTTCCGGGAGTTACATCTAGACTTAGTATTAAGCTGCAATCTACCGATATACAGCTTACTGAAATTGTTGTAAAGCCTAAAAAGGAGAAATATTCCCGCAAGAATAATCCGGCTGTGGAATTGATGAAGAAAGTCATTGAGCATAAATCCAGTCAGCGACTGGAAGAAAATGATTTTTATCAATACGATAAATATCAGAAGCTTACTACTTCAATCAATGATGTAAATCCTGATGATTTTGGCAAAGGAATATATAAGAAAATGCCATTTCTTGTTAATCAGGTTGAGCCTTGTCTGGAAACAAATAAGCTAATTATTCCTTTTTCTGTGCAGGAAACGGCTTCTCAAACTATTTTTAGAAAAAATCCAAAGGATGAGAAAACAATTATTAAAGGGCTAAATACATCAGGAGTTGACGAGCTTTTCTCTACGGGAGATATGATGGGAAACATTCTTAAAGATGTATTCTCGGATGTGAATATTTACGATGATGATATCCGTCTGTTGTCGAGCCGTTTTATAAGTCCTATCTCATCAAGTTCCGGGATATCTTTCTATAAGTTTTATATTATGGATACGCTGAAAGTAGACAGAGATTCATGTATTCATCTTACATTTGTTCCTAATAACTCACAGGACTTTGGTTTTACCGGTCATCTTTATATCTTGAAAGATTCTACTTATGCAGTAAAGAAGTGCATCATGAATCTTCCAAAGAAGACTGGTGTGAACTTTGTAGATAACCTCGATATTATTCAATCATACGAACAACTTCCTAACGGTCAATGGGTGCTCAAAGATGATGATATGATTGTAGAACTATCGTTTGTGAAGAATTTGACGAAATTGCAGATTCGAAGAATAACGAGATACAACAATTATGCCTTCGATGAAGTTCAGCCAAAACTCTTTAAGCTGAAGGGAAATAATGTAAAAGAGGTAGACGCAATGATGAAGAATGATGAATTCTGGAATAAAGTGCGTCCGGTTCCACTTACAGATAAGGAAAACGGTATGGATCTGTTTATTCAGCATCTTGAAGAAATGCCAGGATTTAAATATATGATTATTGGTTTAAAGGCATTGATTGAAAATTATGTTGAAACCGGCAGCAAGGGGCATCCAAGTAAATTCGATTTCGGACCAATGAATACTATTATAGGTAGTAACAGTATTGAAGGGCTTCGTCTGAGAATTAGTGGACAAACAACAGCCAAACTGTTCCCTCAGCTTTTCCTTAGTGGATATTATGCATACGGATTCAAGGATAACCGTTCTAAATATAAAGGAATGGTGGAATATACATTTGATAAGAAAGAGTT is part of the uncultured Bacteroides sp. genome and encodes:
- the pstC gene encoding phosphate ABC transporter permease subunit PstC; translation: MKKIFERIIEGILTCSGFVTSITILLIIVFLFSEAFGLFGSKAIEDGYVLALNKQNKVTDITPAEIKKVFDGEITNWSQLGGANTPITVFRLENLTDYYSEEELGPEYAYAGAKIAELINKNPGMIGFIPNTYLDKNFQGHLIKDKTISMKDVLSGTEWFPTATPAPLFGLLPLITGTLWVSFFAILFALPFGLSVSIYMSEVSNHRVRDILKPIIELLSGIPSVVYGFFGLIVIVPLIQKVFNLPVGESGLAGSIVLAIMALPTIITVSEDAMRNCPRSMREASLALGASKWQTIYKVVIPYSISGITSGVVLGIGRAIGETMAVLMVTGNAAVIPHTILEPLRTIPATIAAELGEAPAGGAHYQALFLLGVVLFFITLIINFSVEYISSKQK
- the pstA gene encoding phosphate ABC transporter permease PstA; its protein translation is MEKNKFPQSYDKRKRRSQKIAFGIFSLFSFSIVIILFSILGFIVYKGIGVINWNFITTEPTDGMTAGGIWPAIVGTFYLMLGSAIFAFPVGVMSGIYMNEYAPNGKIVKFIRVMTNNLSGIPSIVFGLFGMTLFVNYLGFGDSILAGSLTLGLLSVPLVIRTTEEALKAIPNTFREGSRALGATKLQTIRRVILPIATPNIITGLILALGRVSGETAPILFTCAAYFLPKIPTSIFDQCMALPYHLYVISTSGTDMEAQLPIAYGTALVLIIIILVVNLLANALRKYFSKKVKMN
- the pstB gene encoding phosphate ABC transporter ATP-binding protein PstB, yielding MNKIDVKDVNFYYGNFQALKGINMQIQEKSVVAFIGPSGCGKSTFLRLFNRMNDLIPDTRMEGQILIDNEDIYAKGVPVDELRKRVGMVFQRPNPFPKSIFENVAYGLRVNGIKDNEFIRHRVEETLKGAALWDEVKDKLKESAFALSGGQQQRLCIARAMAVSPSVLLMDEPASALDPISTAKVEELIHELKKDYTIVIVTHNMQQAARVSDKTAYFYLGEMIEFDNTKKIFTNPSQISTQNYITGRFG
- the phoU gene encoding phosphate signaling complex protein PhoU gives rise to the protein MVKFIESELVQLKKEVDEMWTLVYNQLDRASEAVLTLNKEMAQQVIVREKRVNAFELKIDSDVEDIIALYNPVAVDLRFVLAMLKINTDLERLGDFAEGLARFVVKCEEPALDPDLLKNIRLEEMFTQVLSMLETAKQALNEESLDLATSVFAKDNLIDEINGEVTKKLVDYIGKNPESLSLCLNLISVFRKLERSGDHINNLAEEIVFYIDAKVLKHQGKTDENYPQNNK
- a CDS encoding glycosyltransferase, giving the protein MLSILIPTYNYECLGLVEELHRQAQTLSFPVEILIADDASKEEMKRNNRKINRLNNCMFIELKENIGRARIRNFLSEKAQYDLLLFIDSDAGLVSNDFLQKYVSAIHGNDVICGGLLYDRPIPSKQFSLRYYYGISAEEHSAKERNINPYAKFSSFNFLIRKRIFQKILFDESFSGYGHEDTALGIELEKRKIKINHIDNPLFHLGLEKNDAFLHKTEMSIENLYRYSDKLNGNVRLLSTFNKVKKYKSQVLLSFIFKKTRELMKKELLSNHPSMNIFAFYKLGYLCYISNKNFK
- a CDS encoding DUF5686 family protein, whose amino-acid sequence is MKQLYIKFVLALLVIALSYAASAHSTVVVGSVSETSPSHLTGVVRDSVTNEPIPYASVSYEGKGIGSISDINGAYRITTRKGWNEVTFTAVGYRRKTVRIVPGVTSRLSIKLQSTDIQLTEIVVKPKKEKYSRKNNPAVELMKKVIEHKSSQRLEENDFYQYDKYQKLTTSINDVNPDDFGKGIYKKMPFLVNQVEPCLETNKLIIPFSVQETASQTIFRKNPKDEKTIIKGLNTSGVDELFSTGDMMGNILKDVFSDVNIYDDDIRLLSSRFISPISSSSGISFYKFYIMDTLKVDRDSCIHLTFVPNNSQDFGFTGHLYILKDSTYAVKKCIMNLPKKTGVNFVDNLDIIQSYEQLPNGQWVLKDDDMIVELSFVKNLTKLQIRRITRYNNYAFDEVQPKLFKLKGNNVKEVDAMMKNDEFWNKVRPVPLTDKENGMDLFIQHLEEMPGFKYMIIGLKALIENYVETGSKGHPSKFDFGPMNTIIGSNSIEGLRLRISGQTTAKLFPQLFLSGYYAYGFKDNRSKYKGMVEYTFDKKEFLAREFPKHSISFSYMYDVMSPMDKFLKTDKDNMFVGLKTTTVDQMSYVRDAQFKYERETMSGFSVAMTVKNRNDEPTGNLFYIKNDEAKTNVHDITTTEASLQLRFAPGETFINTKQRRLPINFDAPIFTLSHTMGIEDILGGDYKFNYTEAGVYKRFWLKSWGRLDAYVKAGKQWDKVPFPLLIMPAANLSYITQRETFNLINNMEFLNDKFASLDLTYDLNGRLFNRIPLIKTLKWREVFKFKALYGGLSDKNNPDLSSGLFLFPTRDGVPTSYAMGKQPYMEFSVGIYNIFKLIHIEYTRRLNYLDHPGINKDGIRLAIMLNF